In Actinoplanes sp. NBC_00393, a single genomic region encodes these proteins:
- a CDS encoding DUF4873 domain-containing protein: MSTEEEEYRGPAQLRLDDGTVSVEVRMSARFEPIEGRFRWAGRTGPDEMLRERVGNGLRKAALVIDERETPVKLGDPDPWGGVRITGTGTPPWFREVRDAG, from the coding sequence GTGAGCACCGAAGAGGAGGAGTACCGGGGGCCGGCACAGTTACGGCTGGACGACGGGACGGTCTCGGTCGAGGTCCGGATGTCGGCCCGCTTCGAGCCGATCGAGGGCCGGTTCCGCTGGGCCGGCCGCACCGGACCCGATGAGATGTTGCGCGAACGCGTCGGCAACGGCCTGCGCAAGGCCGCGCTCGTCATCGACGAGCGCGAGACGCCGGTGAAGCTCGGTGATCCGGACCCCTGGGGTGGCGTCCGGATCACCGGCACCGGCACACCCCCGTGGTTCCGGGAGGTCCGCGATGCCGGCTGA
- a CDS encoding TetR/AcrR family transcriptional regulator gives MNSVTPPVNPDRSDGRRGRWDGHREQRRAELTTAAIEAIRMHGPDIGMEAIAAHAGVSKPVLYRYFADKSELWLAVGQQAGNMVIEAMVPAVAAVREERAIIAAAIDVYLAHIEGDRNLYRFVVHQPDIARHRDVVADVMDTVASGLARIFGDRLRARGLDSGAALPWAYGVVGYVQAVGDWWLRQQQPISRDALGEYLTTFLWSGIAGMRRAADIPGGLAAHEGWADRA, from the coding sequence ATGAACTCGGTCACTCCCCCCGTCAATCCCGATCGATCGGACGGCCGCCGCGGCCGCTGGGACGGTCACCGTGAACAACGCCGGGCGGAGCTGACCACTGCGGCGATCGAGGCGATCCGGATGCACGGGCCGGACATCGGCATGGAGGCGATCGCCGCCCACGCCGGGGTCAGCAAGCCGGTGCTCTACCGCTACTTCGCCGACAAGTCCGAGCTGTGGCTCGCCGTCGGCCAGCAGGCCGGAAACATGGTGATCGAGGCGATGGTCCCGGCCGTCGCCGCGGTCCGCGAGGAGCGGGCGATCATCGCCGCGGCGATCGACGTCTACCTCGCGCACATCGAGGGCGACCGCAACCTCTACCGGTTCGTCGTGCACCAGCCGGACATCGCGCGGCACCGCGACGTGGTCGCCGACGTGATGGACACCGTGGCCAGCGGCCTGGCGCGGATCTTCGGCGATCGGCTGCGGGCCCGCGGGCTGGACTCCGGGGCCGCGCTGCCCTGGGCGTACGGGGTGGTCGGCTACGTACAGGCGGTCGGTGACTGGTGGCTGCGGCAACAGCAGCCGATCAGCCGGGACGCGCTCGGCGAATACCTGACGACGTTCCTCTGGAGCGGTATCGCCGGCATGCGCCGCGCCGCCGACATTCCCGGAGGACTGGCGGCACACGAAGGGTGGGCGGACAGGGCGTGA
- a CDS encoding AurF N-oxygenase family protein — protein sequence MTTVTPSDRDRTATRLLRSSAEHSYDPEVEIDWEAPFAEGKYFVPPHRSSLYGTALWDRMTPEQRIELTKHEVASIAGLGVWFETILMQLLVREYFKQDPTAPHAQYALTEIGDECRHSVMFGRMIARLGTPVYQPGGFNQWLGKWIAHTGVGPRMYAAILIAEEILDTLQREAMADEDVQPLVRMVSRIHVVEEARHVRYAREELARQIRVAGKGRLAFDKLVIGRAAYLTGTRLVDPRVYSAVGIDPEEGRRAARANPYHRETMRWAGERVVTFLKDLDLIGGPGTALWRASGLLPRPA from the coding sequence ATGACCACAGTGACTCCGTCCGATCGCGACCGCACCGCCACCCGGCTGCTCCGCTCGTCCGCCGAGCACTCGTACGATCCGGAGGTCGAGATCGACTGGGAGGCGCCGTTCGCCGAGGGCAAGTACTTCGTGCCCCCGCACCGGTCCAGCCTCTACGGCACCGCGCTGTGGGACCGGATGACCCCCGAGCAGCGCATCGAGCTCACGAAACACGAGGTGGCGAGCATCGCCGGGCTCGGCGTCTGGTTCGAGACCATCCTCATGCAGCTGCTCGTCCGGGAGTACTTCAAGCAGGACCCGACCGCCCCGCACGCGCAGTACGCGCTGACCGAAATCGGCGACGAGTGCCGCCACTCGGTGATGTTCGGCCGGATGATCGCGCGCCTCGGTACTCCGGTGTACCAGCCCGGCGGATTCAACCAGTGGCTCGGCAAGTGGATCGCGCACACCGGCGTCGGCCCACGGATGTACGCGGCCATCCTGATCGCCGAGGAGATCCTGGACACCCTGCAGCGCGAGGCGATGGCCGACGAGGACGTGCAGCCGCTGGTCCGCATGGTCTCCCGCATCCACGTCGTCGAGGAGGCGCGCCACGTCCGCTATGCCCGGGAGGAACTCGCCCGGCAGATCCGGGTGGCCGGCAAAGGGCGGCTCGCCTTCGACAAGCTGGTGATCGGGCGGGCGGCGTACCTCACCGGGACCCGGCTGGTCGACCCGCGCGTCTACTCCGCGGTCGGCATCGACCCGGAGGAGGGGCGGCGGGCGGCGCGGGCCAACCCGTACCACCGGGAGACCATGCGGTGGGCCGGCGAGCGGGTGGTCACGTTCCTCAAGGACCTGGACCTGATCGGCGGGCCGGGCACCGCGTTGTGGCGCGCCTCCGGCCTGCTGCCGCGGCCCGCCTGA
- a CDS encoding uroporphyrinogen-III synthase, translating to MTEGSLAEGALAGFTVAVTAERRRNEMAALLERRGARVVSAPAITIIPLIDDEALHAATAACIGLEPHLVVATTGFGFRGWLEAAEGWGMGETLRTSLRGARILARGPKPCGAIRAAGLTEEWAAKTEANEEILQRLLSEGVAGRRIVVQEHGEPQVEFVNALRAAGAAVVEVPVYRWAMPPDTAPVKRLAEQVAGGQIDAVTFTSAPAVKAFLQIAEEAGADVNTAFSCRTLAACVGPVTAAPLIDRRIPVVMPERYRLGALIKTVTDELPKRAVKLQVAGSTLEVRGHAVLIDGTIHTLAPAAMAILTALARRPGAVVSKDLLAEALPRGNDGHAVDVAVARLRAALGSGKHIETVIKRGYRLRIDDAA from the coding sequence ATGACCGAGGGATCGCTGGCCGAGGGCGCGCTGGCCGGGTTCACCGTGGCGGTGACCGCGGAGCGGCGGCGGAACGAGATGGCGGCGCTGCTCGAGCGCCGCGGCGCGCGCGTGGTCAGCGCACCGGCCATCACGATCATTCCGCTGATCGACGACGAGGCGCTGCACGCGGCGACCGCGGCCTGCATCGGCCTGGAACCGCATCTGGTCGTGGCGACCACCGGCTTCGGCTTCCGCGGGTGGCTGGAGGCGGCCGAGGGCTGGGGGATGGGCGAGACGCTCCGGACCTCGTTGCGCGGCGCCCGCATCCTGGCCCGCGGCCCGAAGCCGTGCGGCGCCATCCGGGCGGCCGGCCTCACCGAGGAGTGGGCCGCCAAGACCGAGGCGAACGAGGAGATCCTGCAGCGGCTGCTGAGCGAGGGCGTCGCCGGGCGGCGGATCGTGGTGCAGGAGCACGGCGAGCCGCAGGTCGAGTTCGTGAACGCGTTGCGTGCGGCCGGTGCGGCGGTCGTTGAGGTGCCGGTATACCGCTGGGCGATGCCGCCGGACACTGCGCCGGTGAAAAGGCTGGCGGAGCAGGTGGCCGGTGGGCAGATCGACGCGGTCACGTTCACCAGCGCGCCGGCCGTGAAGGCGTTCCTGCAGATCGCCGAGGAGGCCGGCGCGGATGTGAACACCGCGTTCAGCTGCCGGACCCTGGCCGCCTGCGTCGGCCCGGTGACCGCCGCCCCGCTGATCGACCGGCGTATCCCGGTGGTCATGCCGGAGCGGTACCGGCTCGGCGCGCTGATCAAGACCGTCACCGACGAGCTGCCCAAGCGGGCGGTGAAGCTCCAGGTGGCAGGTTCCACCCTCGAGGTACGCGGACACGCCGTGCTGATCGACGGGACGATTCACACGCTCGCGCCGGCCGCCATGGCGATTCTGACCGCGCTGGCCCGCCGGCCGGGCGCGGTGGTGTCGAAGGATCTGCTGGCCGAGGCGCTGCCGCGGGGCAACGACGGGCACGCGGTGGACGTAGCGGTGGCTCGGCTGCGGGCGGCGCTCGGCTCCGGCAAGCACATCGAGACGGTCATCAAGCGCGGCTACCGGCTGCGGATAGACGACGCGGCATAG
- a CDS encoding sirohydrochlorin chelatase yields the protein MTETLIAVAHGTRSPVGRRQIQELAAAVQRRRPGLDVRLCYVDVQEPKVADIVPTAGHAVVVPLLLSCGYHVRVDIAEAVTGRNFPVTGPLGPDPVLLESMRRNLPDADAVVLAAAGSSDPLWRADVDNVAAELGAAAVGYTSGSGPRVADVVAGLRADGAKKVAVAAYLLAEGLFYRTLHASGADSVTPPLCHDPAIADLVLRRFDAARLTMAAGAL from the coding sequence GTGACCGAGACATTGATAGCTGTCGCGCACGGCACCCGTTCGCCGGTCGGCCGCCGGCAGATCCAGGAGCTGGCCGCCGCGGTGCAGCGGCGCCGGCCCGGCCTCGACGTCCGGCTCTGCTACGTCGACGTGCAGGAGCCGAAGGTCGCCGACATCGTGCCGACGGCCGGCCACGCGGTGGTCGTACCGTTGCTGCTCTCCTGCGGCTATCACGTGCGGGTCGACATCGCCGAGGCCGTGACCGGCAGGAACTTCCCGGTGACCGGCCCGCTCGGCCCGGACCCGGTGCTGCTGGAGAGCATGCGCCGCAACCTGCCGGACGCCGACGCGGTGGTGCTCGCGGCGGCCGGCTCCTCCGATCCGCTCTGGCGCGCCGACGTCGACAACGTCGCGGCCGAGCTCGGCGCCGCCGCGGTCGGCTACACCTCCGGCAGCGGGCCGCGGGTGGCCGACGTGGTCGCAGGGCTGCGCGCGGACGGTGCGAAAAAGGTGGCCGTCGCTGCGTATCTGCTGGCCGAAGGACTTTTCTACCGTACGTTGCACGCGTCCGGCGCCGATTCGGTGACCCCGCCGCTGTGCCACGATCCGGCCATCGCCGATCTGGTTCTGCGTCGTTTCGATGCCGCCCGGCTCACAATGGCCGCCGGCGCGTTGTAG
- a CDS encoding molybdopterin oxidoreductase family protein, with protein sequence MTATQTHCPYCALQCGMTLTPGIPRVRLEPAEFPVNRGGLCAKGFTAADLLDHPDRLLTPLVRKEPGNRESPLREASWEEAYERIVGAIRDSQEQYGRDSVGVFGGGGLTNEKAYALGKFVRVALRSSAIDYNGRFCMSSAATAANRALGIDRGLPFPLADVAEARTVLLVGANPADAMPPSMQYLDAGRANGAKHIVVDPRRTNTANGAHLHLQPLPGTDLALANGMLHIAIRAGYVDQEFVEKRTEGFESLNKANSYWPERVERITGIPEAQLRETVRLLAENRPSMILTARGAEQHSNGTDTAQAWLNLALALGLVGERYSGYGTITGQGNGQGGREHGQKADQLPGYRKLDDPAAREHVAKVWGIDPAELPQPGLSAYEMIDRLGTEGGVRVLWVLASNIVVSAPDSNRVRDRLGSTDFLVVSDIFRSETAELADVVLPTAQWAEEEGTMTNLEGRVIRRKMALPPPPLVKTDLQVLTELAAHLGRGEFFTDEPQAVFEELRRASAGGIADYAGITYERIEAEQGVFWPCPSLDHPGTPRLFADSFPTASGRARFIRVDHRDAAELPDLSFPYVLTTGRNMQQYQSGNQTRRVKALNVALPEPRAEIHPDLARRHGIADGDLVELRSRRGVATLRARLSDGIRPDTVFAPFHWPGANALTNPALDPHSKMPAFKVCAVAITRVPEGTFG encoded by the coding sequence GTGACGGCGACCCAGACGCATTGCCCCTACTGCGCTTTGCAGTGCGGGATGACGCTGACGCCCGGAATCCCCCGGGTGCGGCTTGAGCCGGCCGAGTTCCCGGTCAACCGGGGCGGCCTGTGCGCCAAGGGCTTCACCGCGGCGGACCTGCTGGACCACCCGGACCGGCTGCTGACGCCGCTGGTCCGCAAGGAGCCCGGCAACCGGGAGAGCCCGCTGCGGGAGGCCTCCTGGGAAGAGGCGTACGAGCGAATCGTCGGAGCGATCCGGGACAGCCAGGAACAGTACGGCCGGGACAGCGTCGGCGTCTTCGGCGGCGGCGGTCTGACGAACGAGAAGGCGTACGCGCTCGGCAAGTTCGTCCGGGTGGCGCTGCGCTCGTCGGCGATCGACTACAACGGCCGGTTCTGCATGTCGAGCGCGGCCACCGCGGCCAACCGGGCGCTCGGCATCGACCGGGGCCTGCCGTTCCCGCTCGCCGACGTCGCCGAGGCCCGGACCGTGCTGCTGGTCGGCGCGAACCCGGCCGACGCGATGCCGCCGTCCATGCAGTACCTGGACGCCGGCCGGGCCAACGGCGCCAAGCACATCGTGGTCGACCCGCGGCGCACCAACACCGCCAACGGCGCCCACCTGCACCTGCAGCCGCTGCCCGGCACGGATCTGGCTCTCGCGAACGGGATGCTGCACATCGCGATCCGTGCGGGATACGTTGATCAAGAATTCGTAGAAAAGAGAACGGAAGGCTTCGAAAGCCTCAACAAAGCGAACTCCTACTGGCCGGAGCGCGTCGAGCGGATCACCGGCATTCCCGAGGCCCAGCTGCGCGAGACGGTCCGGCTGCTCGCCGAGAACCGCCCGAGCATGATCCTCACCGCACGCGGCGCCGAGCAGCACAGCAACGGCACCGACACCGCGCAGGCCTGGCTCAACCTGGCGCTCGCGCTCGGCCTGGTCGGCGAGCGCTACTCGGGGTACGGCACGATCACCGGCCAGGGCAACGGGCAGGGCGGCCGCGAGCACGGCCAGAAGGCCGACCAGCTGCCCGGATACCGCAAGCTCGACGACCCGGCCGCCCGTGAGCACGTCGCGAAGGTGTGGGGGATCGACCCCGCCGAACTACCGCAGCCGGGGCTCTCGGCGTACGAAATGATCGATCGTCTCGGCACCGAAGGTGGCGTTCGGGTTCTCTGGGTCCTGGCCAGCAACATCGTCGTCTCGGCGCCGGACAGCAACCGGGTCCGCGATCGCCTCGGCAGCACCGATTTCCTGGTCGTCTCGGACATCTTCCGCTCGGAGACCGCGGAGCTCGCCGACGTCGTCCTCCCCACCGCCCAATGGGCGGAGGAGGAGGGCACGATGACCAACCTCGAGGGCCGGGTCATCCGCCGCAAGATGGCTCTTCCGCCGCCGCCTCTGGTGAAGACCGACCTGCAGGTTCTTACCGAGCTGGCAGCGCATCTCGGCCGGGGCGAGTTCTTCACCGACGAGCCGCAGGCCGTCTTCGAGGAGCTGCGCCGGGCCAGCGCCGGTGGGATCGCCGACTACGCCGGCATCACCTACGAGCGCATCGAGGCCGAGCAGGGCGTCTTCTGGCCGTGCCCGTCGCTCGATCATCCGGGCACGCCTCGGCTGTTCGCCGACAGCTTCCCGACGGCCTCCGGCCGCGCCAGGTTCATCCGGGTCGATCACCGCGACGCGGCCGAGCTTCCCGATCTTTCTTTCCCGTACGTGCTGACGACCGGCCGCAACATGCAGCAGTACCAGAGCGGCAACCAGACCCGGCGGGTGAAGGCGCTCAACGTGGCGTTGCCCGAACCCCGTGCCGAGATCCATCCCGACCTGGCCCGCCGCCACGGCATCGCCGACGGCGACCTGGTCGAACTCCGTAGCCGCCGGGGCGTCGCGACGTTGCGCGCCCGGCTCAGTGACGGCATCCGCCCGGACACGGTCTTCGCGCCGTTCCACTGGCCCGGAGCCAATGCGTTGACCAACCCGGCCTTGGACCCCCACTCCAAGATGCCCGCTTTCAAGGTGTGCGCGGTGGCGATCACGCGCGTGCCGGAAGGGACTTTCGGATGA
- the nirB gene encoding nitrite reductase large subunit NirB, whose protein sequence is MTQRSSTQRLIVIGNGMAGARTVEEILARNGDFQITMFGDEPYGNYNRIMLSNLLAGVEDEAGIFLNDLSWYADNNITLHAGVRISKIDRSKKFVIAEDGTKTPYDKLIIATGSSSWTPPIKNIHNPKRGFHQGVFAFRTLDDTRGMIRYARDHERAVVIGGGLLGLEAARGLQNHLSHVTLLHAMGHLMERQLDERAGKMLQASVEGKLGIEVVTNAMTTEILGKDRVTGVKLADGREIPCDVVVIAAGIRPNTQMVADSGLAVERGIVVDDQMRVQGQDDIYSVGECAQHRGNLYGLVAPLWDQAKVLADHITGRDVEAAYTGSKLSTKLKVAGIDVASMGLIEPETDDEVIIYNEPKKGVYKQLIIRDGVLAGAILVGDNRKAANLIQAFDRAQALPEERAEMLFDIGGPAGEVAPADMPDDAQVCNCNGVSKGAICGVVNAGCKTVSGVMDKTRAGKGCGTCKPLVQRIVEWAAGGEAEEDPAASWYVPGVPMPKPELMAAIRKYELKSVSAVFEKLVPGGEHDAKSKMGLASLLKMMWADQYEDERDARFINDRVHGNIQKDGTFSVVPQMKGGVTTPAELKRIAEVAEKYKVPMVKLTGGQRIDLLGIPKEQLPAMWADLDMPSGYAYAKSFRTVKTCVGSDFCRFGVGDSTALGIAIEERFQGLEGPGKMKLAVTGCPRNCAEAYVKDLGVVAIDGGKWEIYVGGAAGAHIRKGDLLATVGSAEEVIQLTGRFLQYYRENANWLERTYAFVPRVGIERIREIVVEDSDGIALELDAAVEEAVQSYKDPWKERAVPATPGQFRTSLPLTVLPQVPVRA, encoded by the coding sequence ATGACCCAGCGTTCTTCAACTCAAAGGCTGATTGTGATCGGCAACGGCATGGCCGGCGCCCGTACGGTCGAGGAGATCCTCGCCCGCAACGGCGACTTCCAGATCACGATGTTCGGTGACGAGCCGTACGGCAACTACAACCGGATCATGCTCTCCAACCTGCTCGCCGGGGTGGAGGACGAGGCCGGGATCTTCCTGAACGACCTGAGCTGGTACGCGGACAACAACATCACGCTGCACGCCGGCGTCCGGATCTCGAAGATCGACCGGTCGAAGAAGTTCGTGATCGCCGAGGACGGGACCAAGACCCCGTACGACAAGCTGATCATCGCGACCGGGTCCAGCTCGTGGACACCGCCGATCAAGAACATCCACAACCCGAAGCGCGGCTTCCACCAGGGCGTCTTCGCCTTCCGGACGCTCGACGACACCCGCGGCATGATCCGCTATGCCCGGGACCACGAGCGGGCGGTCGTGATCGGCGGCGGCCTGCTCGGCTTGGAGGCGGCACGCGGCCTGCAGAACCACCTCAGCCACGTGACCCTGCTGCACGCCATGGGCCACCTGATGGAACGGCAGCTCGACGAGCGGGCCGGCAAGATGCTGCAGGCCAGCGTCGAGGGCAAGCTCGGCATCGAGGTGGTCACCAACGCGATGACCACCGAGATCCTCGGCAAGGACCGGGTCACCGGGGTCAAGCTGGCCGACGGCCGGGAGATCCCGTGCGACGTCGTGGTGATCGCCGCCGGCATCCGGCCGAACACCCAGATGGTGGCGGACAGCGGCCTGGCGGTCGAGCGCGGCATCGTGGTCGACGACCAGATGCGGGTGCAGGGCCAGGACGACATCTACTCGGTCGGTGAGTGCGCCCAGCACCGCGGCAACCTGTACGGCCTGGTCGCGCCGCTGTGGGACCAGGCGAAGGTGCTCGCCGACCACATCACCGGGCGGGACGTCGAAGCTGCCTACACCGGCTCGAAGCTCTCCACGAAGCTCAAGGTCGCCGGCATCGACGTCGCCTCGATGGGTCTCATCGAACCCGAGACCGACGACGAGGTGATCATCTACAACGAGCCGAAGAAGGGCGTCTACAAGCAGCTGATCATCCGCGACGGGGTGCTGGCCGGCGCGATCCTGGTCGGCGACAACCGCAAGGCCGCCAACCTGATCCAGGCCTTCGACCGGGCCCAGGCCCTGCCGGAGGAGCGGGCCGAGATGCTCTTCGACATCGGCGGCCCGGCCGGTGAGGTCGCGCCCGCGGACATGCCCGACGACGCCCAGGTCTGCAACTGCAACGGCGTCAGCAAGGGCGCGATCTGCGGAGTGGTCAACGCCGGCTGCAAGACGGTCAGCGGCGTGATGGACAAGACCCGCGCCGGCAAGGGCTGCGGCACGTGCAAGCCCCTGGTCCAGCGGATCGTCGAGTGGGCGGCCGGCGGCGAGGCCGAGGAGGACCCGGCGGCGTCCTGGTACGTCCCCGGCGTACCGATGCCCAAGCCCGAGCTGATGGCCGCCATCCGCAAGTACGAGCTGAAGAGCGTCTCCGCGGTCTTCGAGAAGCTGGTGCCGGGCGGCGAGCACGACGCCAAGAGCAAGATGGGCCTGGCCTCGCTGCTCAAGATGATGTGGGCCGATCAGTACGAGGACGAGCGCGACGCCCGCTTCATCAACGACCGGGTGCACGGCAACATCCAGAAGGACGGCACCTTCTCGGTGGTCCCGCAGATGAAGGGCGGCGTCACCACCCCGGCCGAGCTCAAGCGCATCGCCGAGGTCGCCGAGAAGTACAAGGTGCCGATGGTCAAGCTCACCGGCGGCCAGCGCATCGACCTGCTCGGCATTCCCAAGGAACAGCTTCCGGCGATGTGGGCAGATCTGGACATGCCTTCGGGGTACGCCTACGCGAAGAGCTTCCGCACGGTGAAGACCTGCGTCGGCTCGGACTTCTGCCGGTTCGGAGTCGGCGACTCCACCGCCCTGGGCATCGCGATCGAGGAGCGGTTCCAAGGCCTCGAAGGCCCCGGAAAGATGAAGCTCGCCGTCACCGGGTGCCCGCGCAACTGCGCCGAGGCGTACGTCAAGGACCTCGGTGTCGTCGCGATCGACGGTGGCAAGTGGGAGATCTACGTCGGCGGTGCCGCCGGCGCCCACATCCGCAAGGGTGACCTGCTCGCCACGGTCGGCTCCGCCGAAGAGGTCATCCAGCTGACCGGCCGGTTCCTCCAGTACTACCGGGAGAACGCGAACTGGCTGGAGCGGACGTACGCGTTCGTCCCGCGGGTCGGCATCGAGCGGATCCGGGAGATCGTCGTCGAGGACTCCGACGGCATCGCCCTTGAGTTGGATGCCGCGGTCGAAGAGGCCGTGCAGTCCTACAAGGACCCCTGGAAGGAGCGGGCCGTCCCGGCCACGCCCGGCCAGTTCCGTACCTCCCTTCCCCTGACCGTTCTCCCCCAGGTTCCGGTGCGCGCATGA
- a CDS encoding Rieske (2Fe-2S) protein, which produces MTIAPVEKTVLGPLEEIPFGEGRTYAVGDEMIAVFRLRDGSLRAVSAVCPHKGGPLADGQIDNKVVVCPLHLYAWDLATGCSQSGQPPIDVYPVRVDGDQIILGD; this is translated from the coding sequence ATGACTATCGCTCCTGTCGAGAAGACCGTTCTCGGCCCCCTCGAAGAGATCCCGTTCGGCGAAGGACGCACCTACGCCGTCGGCGACGAAATGATCGCAGTCTTCCGCCTCCGCGACGGCTCCCTTCGCGCGGTGTCCGCGGTCTGCCCGCACAAGGGCGGCCCGCTCGCGGACGGCCAGATTGACAACAAGGTTGTCGTCTGCCCCTTGCACCTGTACGCATGGGACCTCGCCACCGGGTGCTCCCAGTCCGGCCAGCCCCCGATCGACGTCTACCCGGTCCGGGTCGACGGCGATCAGATCATCCTGGGAGACTGA
- a CDS encoding nitrate/nitrite transporter, whose translation MTATLPPTVTEARPAAASLKGHWIDDWRPEDREFWDNGGAAIAKRNLIVSIFSEHIGFSVWTLWSVLVLFLGPEYGIDPAQKFLLTAVPALVGAALRIPYTFAVATFGGRNWTIISASLLLVPSIAAAFLIQPGVSYSTLLILGALAGVGGGNFASSMANINAFYPDRLKGWALGINAGGGNLGVAVAQLIGLFVLAVFGAGNPGIVAGIYIPFIVIAVVLSALKMDNLSQARNEKRGMRDAAKESHTWIMSLLYIGTFGSFIGFGFAFGQVLQVQFADTFNTPIKAAYLTFLGPLLGSLIRPFGGALADRLGGAKVTFVNFIAMAVGASIVLVAAQQRSLPLYLVGFISLFVLSGLGNGSSYKMIPAIFKQKYAGDEHQARRISGAVIGIAGAIGAVGGVLVNLAFRQSFLTYKDADAAYIGFIAFYALCVLVTWAVYLRPAARTKIAV comes from the coding sequence GTGACTGCGACTCTTCCCCCGACCGTTACCGAGGCCCGGCCGGCAGCCGCGAGCCTGAAGGGCCACTGGATCGACGACTGGCGGCCCGAGGACCGGGAGTTCTGGGACAACGGCGGCGCGGCGATCGCCAAGCGCAACCTGATCGTCTCGATCTTCTCCGAGCACATCGGTTTCTCGGTGTGGACGCTCTGGTCCGTGCTGGTCCTCTTCCTCGGCCCCGAGTACGGCATCGACCCGGCCCAGAAGTTCCTGCTCACCGCGGTTCCGGCGCTGGTCGGCGCGGCGCTGCGGATCCCGTACACGTTCGCGGTCGCCACCTTCGGCGGCCGGAACTGGACGATCATCAGCGCCTCGCTGCTGCTCGTCCCGTCGATCGCGGCGGCCTTCCTGATCCAGCCGGGCGTCTCGTACTCCACCCTGCTGATCCTCGGCGCGCTCGCCGGTGTCGGCGGCGGCAACTTCGCCTCCTCGATGGCGAACATCAACGCCTTCTACCCGGACCGGCTCAAGGGCTGGGCGCTCGGTATCAACGCCGGCGGTGGCAACCTCGGTGTGGCCGTCGCGCAGCTGATCGGCCTCTTCGTCCTGGCCGTCTTCGGCGCCGGGAACCCGGGCATCGTGGCCGGCATCTACATTCCGTTCATCGTGATCGCGGTGGTCCTCTCGGCGCTCAAGATGGACAACCTGTCCCAGGCCCGCAACGAGAAGCGGGGCATGCGTGACGCCGCCAAGGAGTCGCACACCTGGATCATGTCGCTGCTCTACATCGGCACCTTCGGCTCGTTCATCGGTTTCGGGTTCGCCTTCGGCCAGGTGCTGCAGGTGCAGTTCGCGGACACGTTCAACACCCCGATCAAGGCCGCCTACCTGACCTTCCTCGGCCCGCTGCTGGGCTCGCTGATCCGCCCGTTCGGCGGTGCCCTGGCCGACCGGCTCGGCGGCGCGAAGGTCACCTTCGTCAACTTCATCGCGATGGCGGTCGGCGCCTCGATCGTCCTGGTCGCGGCCCAGCAACGGTCGCTGCCGCTCTACCTCGTCGGGTTCATCTCGCTCTTCGTCCTGAGCGGTCTGGGCAACGGCTCGTCGTACAAGATGATCCCGGCCATCTTCAAGCAGAAGTACGCCGGCGACGAGCATCAGGCCCGCCGCATCTCCGGAGCCGTCATCGGCATCGCCGGCGCGATCGGCGCGGTCGGCGGCGTCCTGGTCAACCTGGCGTTCCGGCAGTCGTTCCTGACCTACAAGGACGCCGACGCGGCGTACATCGGGTTCATCGCGTTCTACGCGCTCTGTGTGCTGGTCACCTGGGCGGTCTATCTGCGGCCGGCAGCGCGTACGAAGATCGCGGTCTGA
- a CDS encoding TetR/AcrR family transcriptional regulator, whose protein sequence is MGNRRNDLLDAAIEVLGGSGMHGLTHRRVDAAAGLPAGSCSNHFRTRDALLEAVVERFADRERHNFEAILMESVPHGPAELAQVLTRMAHDAVGPHRTLTLARYAILVEAGIHPSLRARLLTTGARVNAYFMAWLRLAGSTDPDRQAPLIMNYWTGVVLHELAVPDPAFDPSEQLTSLVTAVFGAEVPT, encoded by the coding sequence GTGGGGAACAGGAGAAACGACCTGCTCGACGCCGCGATCGAAGTCCTCGGCGGGTCCGGCATGCATGGGCTCACCCATCGCCGCGTCGACGCGGCCGCGGGCCTGCCGGCCGGCTCCTGCTCCAACCACTTCCGCACGCGGGACGCGCTGCTCGAAGCGGTCGTCGAGCGGTTCGCCGACCGGGAACGGCACAACTTCGAGGCGATCCTGATGGAGTCGGTGCCCCACGGCCCGGCCGAGCTGGCGCAAGTCCTGACCCGGATGGCGCACGACGCCGTCGGCCCGCACCGCACCCTCACCCTCGCGCGGTACGCGATTCTCGTCGAAGCCGGCATCCACCCGTCACTGCGCGCCCGGCTGTTGACGACCGGCGCGCGCGTGAACGCGTACTTCATGGCCTGGCTGCGCCTCGCCGGCTCCACCGACCCGGACCGCCAGGCCCCCCTGATCATGAACTACTGGACCGGCGTCGTCCTGCACGAACTCGCCGTGCCGGACCCGGCCTTCGACCCGTCCGAGCAGCTCACGTCCCTCGTCACTGCCGTCTTCGGAGCAGAGGTGCCGACATGA